The proteins below come from a single Danio aesculapii chromosome 25, fDanAes4.1, whole genome shotgun sequence genomic window:
- the LOC130219887 gene encoding zinc-alpha-2-glycoprotein-like yields the protein MYGNVGKILHLLFFLLSNVASKGSHSMTLLATYIEGQTPFPKFSYVWMLDDIRVMYYDGDTKTRFPRGNTTAEDDVFSLDVFRYINDLINKAFVERLEIPTKNVNKTEGILVLQRLVVCELRDDGEPGKMITRDAFRGSTTDELQYVDNNFTYQGSLNVSEKLLQHHLADSKWNHESLYQPNCIKTLKRYLEKRRNQVNRKVKPRVRLIQKANPDSRGIFVTCLATGFYPRHINLTLLRDQQPVSDHEVTGGVLLPNEDGTYQMRKSLEIREEEREKHKYTCSATHLSLDNSMTVNLEFDHSQSIKLVISSVEIVLGLVFVFGVAGYILRTWKKKNRSAKSDDLNDKHPLSSKSSACLIGSASEESEVITQCY from the exons atGTATGGGAACGTTGGCAAAATTCTTCAtctcttattttttttactttcaaatgTGGCTTCAAAAG gttCTCATTCTATGACGTTGCTTGCAACATACATTGAAGGACAAACTCCATTTCCTAAATTTAGTTATGTATGGATGTTGGATGACATCAGGGTTATGTATTATGATGGTGATACAAAGACTCGCTTTCCAAGAGGAAACACAACAGCTGAGGATGATGTGTTTAGTTTAGATGTTTTTCGCtacataaatgatttaataaacaaAGCTTTTGTTGAAAGATTGGAAATACcaacaaaaaatgtcaataaaactgaAG GTATCCTTGTACTTCAGAGGTTGGTTGTTTGTGAGCTTAGAGATGATGGTGAACCAGGAAAAATGATCACACGAGATGCTTTCAGAGGATCTACCACAGATGAATTGCAATATGTTGACAACAACTTTACATATCAGGGTTCTTTAAATGTCTCGGAAAAATTGCTACAACACCATCTTGCAGACAGCAAGTGGAATCATGAAAGTTTATACCAACCCAATTGCATCAAAACACTCAAGCGTTACCTTGAAAAACGGAGGAATCAAGTCAACAGAAAAG TGAAACCACGAGTCAGACTAATCCAGAAAGCAAACCCAGATTCTAGGGGCATTTTTGTGACTTGTTTGGCGACAGGATTTTACCCTCGTCACATCAACTTGACCCTGTTGAGAGATCAACAGCCTGTATCTGATCATGAGGTCACTGGAGGAGTTCTGCTGCCCAATGAAGACGGGACGTACCAGATGAGGAAGAGTCTGGAGATCAGAGAAgaggagagagaaaaacacaaatacaccTGCTCTGCCACACACCTCAGTCTGGACAACAGCATGACAGTGAATCTAG AGTTTGATCAtagtcaatcaataaaattagtGATTTCATCAGTTGAAATAGTTTTGGGTTTGGTATTTGTGTTTGGAGTTGCTGGATATATATTGAGAACATGGAAGAAGAAGAATAGAAGTGCAAAATCTGATGATTTAAATGACAAACATCCCCTTTCTTCCA